The Nocardia sp. NBC_01329 sequence CATCTGATGGTGATGGGCCAGGCGGTGATCGCCGGTATGCGCAAGGGCCTGATGGACGCGAACGTGCCCGTGCTGCTCGACACCCCCATGACGAAACTCGTCGTCACCGACGGCAAGATCACCGGTGTCGAAGCCACCCACAAGGGTGAAACCGTCATCTTCACCGCCCGCCACGGCGTGATCCTGGGCAGTGGCGGTTTCGAGCACAACGCGGAGATGCGCGCCAAGTACCAGCGCGAGCCGATCACCACTGAATGGACAACCGGTGCCGCCACCAACACCGGCGATGGCATCGTCGCGGGTATGGACGCGGGCGCCGCTATCGGCTTCATGGAGGACGCCTGGTGGGGTCCGACCATCTTCAAGGGCGGTAAGCCCTGGTTCGCACTATCCGAGCGCAACCTGCCCGGGTCGATCATGATCAACCCGAAGGGCGAGCGGTTCGGCAACGAATCCGCGCCCTACGTCGAGGCCGTGCACACCATGTACGGCGGTGAGTACGGGCAGGGAGAGGGCCCGGGCGAGAACATCCCCACCTGGCTCGTCTTCGACCAGCGCTACCGCAACCGGTACATGTTCGCCAGCCTCCAGCCGGGCCTGAAGTTCCCGTCACGTTGGATGGAGAACGACCTCATCGTCAAGGCCGCGACCCTGGACGAACTGGCCGAGAAGATCGGTGTCCCCGCCGATAAACTGGCCGCCACGGTGGAGCGGTTCAACACCTTCGCCGAAACCGGGAAGGACGAGGATTACGGCCGCGGCGACAGTCAGTACGACCGGTACTACGGCGATCCGACCGTCAAACCGAACCCGTGCCTCGCCTCGCTGGTCCAGGGCCCGTTCTACGCGGCCAAGATGGTCCCGGGCGATCTCGGCACCAAAGGCGGACTGGTCGCCGATACCGCCGCGCGCGTACTGCGCGAGGACGGCACTCCGATCGAGGGCCTGTACGCGTCCGGAAACGTCTCGACCCCGGTGATGGGCCACACTTACGCGGGCCCCGGCGCCACCATCGGACCCGCGATCGCCTTCGGCTACCTCGCGGTCCACGACATCATCGACCGCAAGAAAACCGCGGCCTGAGCCGATCCGAGGAGATCTCGTATGCCGATCGATCCGAAAGCCGCGCTGGGGGCCGAGCTCCCGAGCAAGGAATTCTCCTGGACCGCCTCCGATATCCAGCTCTACCACCTGGGTATCGGTGCGGGCCACCGCTGGACCGACCCCGCCGAACTGCGCTACCTCGCCGACCGGGAACCGCAGGTCCTGCCCACTTTCGCCACCGTCGCCCACACCCTGCGCGATACCGACCCGCCGAAGGTGAAATTCCCCGGCGTCGATATCGACCTGGCCAAGGTGGTGCACGGTTCGCAGGAGGTGCAGGTGCACCGGCCGCTGCCCGCCTCGGGTAAAGCGACCCGCACCGGCCGGATCAGCGAACTGTGGGACAAGGGTTCCAACGCGGTGATCGTGCAGGAGTTCACCGTCACCGATTCCGAGGGCGAAGCACTGTGGACCGAACGCTCCTCCATCTTCGCCCGCGGCGAAGGCGGATTCGGCGGCGAACGCGGCCCGAGCGGCAGAGCCGAACTCCCCGAACGGGATCCAGATTTCGATGTCACCACCGCGACCCTGCCGCAGCAGGCTCTGCTCTATCGCCTCTGCGGTGACCGCAACCCGCTGCATTCCGATCCGGAGTTCGCGAAGGGCGCGGGGTTTCCGGCGCCGATCCTGCACGGACTGTGCACCTACGGGATCATCTGTAAAACCGCCACCGACACAGTGCTGGACCTGGTCGCCGGCCGAGTGACCGGTTTCAAGGCGAGGTTCGCGGGTGTGCTGTTCCCCGGGGAGACGCTGCGGTCGCGGATCTGGCAGGAACCTGGTCAGCTGATCATCAGCGCCACCGCCGTCGAACGCGACGACGCCCCGGTGCTGGGAGATGTAGTGCTCACCTACGCCGACTGAAGTCGGCAGGTGACTGCCGCTGTGCCCGACGGATCCCAGGGGATCCGCCGGGCACAGTCTTTCCTACGGCCGCGAACTGAGGAAGAATTGCCGCGGGCAGTCGGTGGCGAGCGGCCCACCGCGCAGTGCCGAATCGATCAGGTTCTGGAACGCCGCGTCCTGAGGCTCTTCACGGTGGGTGACATGGCGACCGGAGCAGTACTGCTGGACACTCGCATTGACCGCCCCGGGTAGAT is a genomic window containing:
- the kstD gene encoding 3-oxosteroid 1-dehydrogenase; the encoded protein is MFYMNDREYDVVVVGSGAAGMTAALTAAHNGLSVVLLEKAPYYGGSTARSGGGVWIPGNKALRESGGPDDREEARRYLHSIIGDVVPAERIDTYIDRGAEAMDFVLAHSPLKMTWVKGYSDYYPEAPGGRAGGRSCEPKPFNAKILGEERFNIHPPYSKAPLNVAVTQADFVRLNLIRRHPKGALRALRVGVRTYWAKFTNKHLMVMGQAVIAGMRKGLMDANVPVLLDTPMTKLVVTDGKITGVEATHKGETVIFTARHGVILGSGGFEHNAEMRAKYQREPITTEWTTGAATNTGDGIVAGMDAGAAIGFMEDAWWGPTIFKGGKPWFALSERNLPGSIMINPKGERFGNESAPYVEAVHTMYGGEYGQGEGPGENIPTWLVFDQRYRNRYMFASLQPGLKFPSRWMENDLIVKAATLDELAEKIGVPADKLAATVERFNTFAETGKDEDYGRGDSQYDRYYGDPTVKPNPCLASLVQGPFYAAKMVPGDLGTKGGLVADTAARVLREDGTPIEGLYASGNVSTPVMGHTYAGPGATIGPAIAFGYLAVHDIIDRKKTAA
- a CDS encoding MaoC/PaaZ C-terminal domain-containing protein; the protein is MPIDPKAALGAELPSKEFSWTASDIQLYHLGIGAGHRWTDPAELRYLADREPQVLPTFATVAHTLRDTDPPKVKFPGVDIDLAKVVHGSQEVQVHRPLPASGKATRTGRISELWDKGSNAVIVQEFTVTDSEGEALWTERSSIFARGEGGFGGERGPSGRAELPERDPDFDVTTATLPQQALLYRLCGDRNPLHSDPEFAKGAGFPAPILHGLCTYGIICKTATDTVLDLVAGRVTGFKARFAGVLFPGETLRSRIWQEPGQLIISATAVERDDAPVLGDVVLTYAD